GAAACCAGGAAACCCATGGAGCGCTTACTGGCATCTTGCAGATAGGCCAAAGCATACATAATGCGCCCAAGCAACCATACTACCCCCAGTAAAGCTGCCGGTATATCACCGCTCCAGATGGCGCATAACCATAGCGCTGGAAAAAAGAAGACCATTTGCTCTACGGTATTTGCCTGCACCCGCATGGCCCGTAAAAATTCTGGAGGCCCATCCATGGCCGGAGCCTTGACCTGAAGTTTCACCCGCAGCCGCCCTACGGTCATCACATTCCAGACATACATGCAGAGTACTGCAAGGCTTAACCAGGATGTCCATTGCAAGTGCATAAATTCTCCAGTAGAGGGTATAGATGGGGTGAATGCGAGCGGCATAGATGAGGCCAATGGTGTAAAGTACAAGAATACAATACCAAAAGTACATTGAAACAGACACTTACATTTTCATGTCTTCTAATTTCATGGTCAGGGCGTTATATACACACTAGCAAGAGACTATCACAGGACATAAACAGAATTACCAGAACCCAGCTGCCCGTTTTTGCCAGTTTGACAAATTCAGAGGCCAAGGCAATGTTGATCACATGATCCAAATCGAAAGAGGTAAAAAAATGACATTCACAAAATTCTCCATGGCTGCATCCGTACTGGCATTTTCTGCCAGCGCTCTGGTTCCTGCTGCACAGGCTGCCGACTTTGATGATTATGCCCGCGTCGTTAGCGTCACTCCACAAGTGGAGCAAGTCAATGTGCCGCGTCAGGAATGCCGTACCGAGTATGAAACCAGCCAGCGCAACTATCCTCGTCAGCAACAGGCCGAGCGCAGCAATGGCGGCGCCATCATAGGCGGCCTGGCCGGTGGTTTGCTGGGTAGCCAGGTTGGCGGCGGCAATGGCCGTATTGCTGCGGCTGCCGTCGGTGCCGTAACTGGTGCCATTGTTGGTGATCGAGTTGAAAATAATGGCAACAATGGCAACAATTACAATAACCAGCCTGTTTATGAAAGCCGCCCTGTACGCCAGTGCCGCAATATTGATAGTTGGGAAACCCGTACCAATGGCTATGCCGTGACCTATGAGTACCATAACCGTACTTATACTTCTGTAATGCCTTATGACCCGGGTTCACGCCTGCGTATCCATGTGTCTTTGACGCCACGTCCTTGATCCTGCTTAACAGCCCTTAGCATCACCAATGCCGCCGATAGCGGCATTTTTTATTTTCCCCCTCAAAAAAGCCTGCATTTCTCTCAAAATCCTCCCGCTCTCCTTCCACTCTGTCTAAACCCGGCTCACATATCAGCCTTTTGCGTCCTGACGTGGCCTAAACCCGCTCAAGACTGTGAATTGCTGCCAAATTGGGCGGAATTTGCATAGGTTTATAGTATTATCTTGCGGCAAACCTCACGCTCATGCTCCGTCTATCATTCATGCAAAAAATGTTAAAAAAATACGGTCTGCTGGTCTGGCTGTCCCTGATCCTGATTGCAGGTTTTGTTTCCACGACCGTGGCATCTTTTGTTGTTTCCCGCGATGCCATACAACAAGGCATCTCCGAGCAAACCCTGCCCATCACTGGTGACAATGTTTATTCTGAAATCCAGAAAGATATCTTGCGCCCTGTTTTTGTCTCTTCGCAAATGGCGCATGACACTTTCTTGCGGGACTGGATCATCAATGGTGAAGAAGACAAGGACCTGATCGTCAAATACCTGAAAGAAATCAAGCAAAAGAACCATGCGATTTCCAGCTTCCTGGTATCAGACCAGAGCCACAATTACTATCATGCCGACGGTGTACTGAAGACCATCAGCGATACCGAGCCACGTGACCAATGGTTTTTTCGCGTCCGAGGCCTGAAAAGCGATTATGAAACCAATGTCGACGCCGACATGGCCAATCGCGACACCATGACCATTTTCATCAATTACCGCATCCTCGATTATTCTGGCAAATTCATCGGTGCCACCGGTATAGGCATGACACTGGACACCATGAAAACCCTGATAGACAGCTATCAGACACGTTTCCGCAGGAATATTTTCTTTGTCGATCAGAAAGGCAATATCGCCCTGGCTGGCAATAATATGAAAAAGGTGCGCAACAACCTCAGCAATATGCCCGGCCTGGGCAGTTTGGCACCGCAAATCCTGGCGAATCGCAAGAGTGAATCCCAGCACCTTGAATACAAGAACGAGAATGAAACCATACTCGTCAACGCACGCTTCATCCCTGAGCTGGGCTGGCATTTGCTGGTAGAACAGGAAATGGGTGCAGAAATCAAACCCCTACAAAATGTATTCCTGATCAACATCGCCATCAGCGCTGGCATCACCCTGGTGATATTGGTGATCTTGCTGCTGACAGTCAGGCGTTATCAAAAGCGTCTGGAAAAATCTGCATCGACCGACACCCTGACCAATTTGCTGAACCGCCAGGCCTTTGACTTTGTTTTCCAGCAAGCCCTGCTTGATAGCGAACGCTCGCGCCAGCCCATGTGTGTGGTTTTGCTGGATATTGATTTCTTCAAAAAAGTGAATGACAAGCAGGGCCATCTGGTAGGTGACCATGTGCTCAAGGAAATCGCGCTGATCTCCAAGCGCTCGCTACGCGAAAGCGACATCATCTGTCGTTGGGGCGGTGAAGAATTTTTGATCTTGCTGAAAAACTGCACGCTGGAAAAAGCCACTTCAATCGCCGAGAACCTGCGCAATACCATTGCCAATAATGATTTCTCGCGCACCACGGACCTGACACGCACCCGTTTGTCGATTACCGTCAGCATGGGCGTTGCCGAATGCAAGGACAAGGAAAGTGAAACCAGCGTATTTGAAAGGGCAGACCTGGCGCTGTACCAGGCCAAGGAAAATGGCCGTAACAGCGTTTATTTTTCTGAGTGAGGATTGCGTGCAGCCGCCAAATCCATGGTCGGCTGCGTGAATGCCTGATACAAATCCCCAGCTTGCTGATCCCAATCGCTGAGCCTGCTTTGCTGTAGGGCGACAGTCTGCATATCACCCCGCGCAATAGGGCCAGTCAGTGCAGCCCTGGTGCCCATGGCGAAGACATTTTCCAGTGTCTGCCTTGCCAGCGGTGCCGCCATCTTTTGCGCGATATCTGCCGGTATGCCTGCGGCCTGATACGTGCGCAAGGCGACTTCCATCAGGGTCACCAGATAGTTGCTGGCAAATACAGAACCGGCGTGATACAGCAATTTATTGTCGGCCTTGATGATGACAGTCTCTGCACCTATGGCTTGCAAGGCAGGCGCCAATACAGCCAGCGCAGCCTCATCACCTTCCAGACTACATATCGTGCCGGCAAATTGTTC
This is a stretch of genomic DNA from Undibacterium sp. KW1. It encodes these proteins:
- a CDS encoding MAPEG family protein, producing MHLQWTSWLSLAVLCMYVWNVMTVGRLRVKLQVKAPAMDGPPEFLRAMRVQANTVEQMVFFFPALWLCAIWSGDIPAALLGVVWLLGRIMYALAYLQDASKRSMGFLVSTLAAIALLLGAVVGLSGVLK
- a CDS encoding glycine zipper 2TM domain-containing protein; this translates as MTFTKFSMAASVLAFSASALVPAAQAADFDDYARVVSVTPQVEQVNVPRQECRTEYETSQRNYPRQQQAERSNGGAIIGGLAGGLLGSQVGGGNGRIAAAAVGAVTGAIVGDRVENNGNNGNNYNNQPVYESRPVRQCRNIDSWETRTNGYAVTYEYHNRTYTSVMPYDPGSRLRIHVSLTPRP
- a CDS encoding sensor domain-containing diguanylate cyclase, with amino-acid sequence MLKKYGLLVWLSLILIAGFVSTTVASFVVSRDAIQQGISEQTLPITGDNVYSEIQKDILRPVFVSSQMAHDTFLRDWIINGEEDKDLIVKYLKEIKQKNHAISSFLVSDQSHNYYHADGVLKTISDTEPRDQWFFRVRGLKSDYETNVDADMANRDTMTIFINYRILDYSGKFIGATGIGMTLDTMKTLIDSYQTRFRRNIFFVDQKGNIALAGNNMKKVRNNLSNMPGLGSLAPQILANRKSESQHLEYKNENETILVNARFIPELGWHLLVEQEMGAEIKPLQNVFLINIAISAGITLVILVILLLTVRRYQKRLEKSASTDTLTNLLNRQAFDFVFQQALLDSERSRQPMCVVLLDIDFFKKVNDKQGHLVGDHVLKEIALISKRSLRESDIICRWGGEEFLILLKNCTLEKATSIAENLRNTIANNDFSRTTDLTRTRLSITVSMGVAECKDKESETSVFERADLALYQAKENGRNSVYFSE
- a CDS encoding Rossmann-like and DUF2520 domain-containing protein, encoding MKTLNIIGAGKVGKVLAKNFQRQQAFAIQQVLNRSLGSASDAVAWLGAGQAVDSISQLQPADVIMLSVSDDQIASVCQQLVSAGLLKAGNVIFHCSGAKASTELQLAQQAGVAVASVHPVRSFANVDLLAEQFAGTICSLEGDEAALAVLAPALQAIGAETVIIKADNKLLYHAGSVFASNYLVTLMEVALRTYQAAGIPADIAQKMAAPLARQTLENVFAMGTRAALTGPIARGDMQTVALQQSRLSDWDQQAGDLYQAFTQPTMDLAAARNPHSEK